A region of Diadema setosum chromosome 15, eeDiaSeto1, whole genome shotgun sequence DNA encodes the following proteins:
- the LOC140238954 gene encoding uncharacterized protein, producing MSIMAFLCLADKMDFTGRHTLIQLVTVLLTCLGNSLAVEVYKFYERRDGSVQFYQPLASDSTFEYEIHLIHSSCSFFKDGAIVSGCLTPQQSSRFSVHAVRKSTHIQVILSLHNITAEDSQLFLFTLREDRNGERYFFSQDAYIEVLRPPSPARCIIKRAEYSAALNEVSCTCLLGSDGEGSLYCFQDGKKIPYEGAPVRINDHVTWIFWMDIHLPINCCSYEPTFPITSESCSQFVYYPPTDITNSENSTTSYSSHTATIATAPETTDETNVSLKFREESSSATTTPHEALTKNTWIIPSISCLLFILILSVLVLFIKRLKCTKVMTNYLNPYATVDTAV from the coding sequence TGTCTGGCTGACAAAATGGATTTCACCGGAAGGCATACTCTCATTCAACTGGTGACAGTACTGTTGACGTGTCTCGGTAACAGCCTGGCTGTGGAAGTCTACAAGTTCTACGAAAGGAGAGATGGGTCGGTGCAGTTTTACCAACCTCTGGCCAGTGATTCCACATTTGAATATGAGATTCACTTGATTCATTCTTCATGTTCTTTCTTTAAGGATGGGGCCATAGTTTCCGGCTGCCTCACACCTCAGCAAAGCAGTCGTTTCTCTGTTCATGCTGTGAGAAAATCAACTCACATACAAGTAATCCTTAGTCTACACAATATCACTGCCGAGGACAGCCAGCTTTTCCTATTTACTCTAAGGGAAGACAGAAACGGGGAAAGATACTTTTTCAGTCAAGATGCTTACATTGAAGTTCTGCGTCCACCAAGTCCAGCACGATGTATCATAAAACGCGCTGAGTATTCAGCTGCATTGAATGAAGTTAGCTGCACATGTTTGCTTGGCAGCGATGGAGAAGGTTCTCTCTACTGCTTTCAAGATGGAAAGAAGATTCCATACGAGGGGGCACCAGTGCGGATAAATGATCATGTGACATGGATCTTTTGGATGGATATCCATCTGCCCATCAATTGCTGTTCGTACGAACCAACATTTCCAATAACATCTGAATCTTGTTCTCAATTTGTGTATTACCCTCCAACAGACATTACCAACTCCGAAAATTCTACAACCTCTTATAGCAGCCACACGGCAACAATAGCAACTGCACCAGAAACAACTGATGAAACAAACGTTTCCCTAAAATTCAGAGAAGAAAGCAGCAGTGCAACCACCACACCACATGAAGCCTTAACAAAGAACACTTGGATTATACCATCAATATCATGTCTTCTCTTTATCTTGATACTGTCTGTGCTTGTATTATTCATAAAGCGATTGAAATGTACTAAAGTAATGACAAACTACTTAAATCCGTATGCCACTGTTGATACAGCCGTATGA